A single window of Vigna radiata var. radiata cultivar VC1973A chromosome 4, Vradiata_ver6, whole genome shotgun sequence DNA harbors:
- the LOC106758822 gene encoding protein disulfide-isomerase 5-1 — MAIRTLTHTHTQTAITFLIFLSFFLRTQSEVITLTSDTFNDKIKEKDTAWFVKFCVPWCKHCKNLGSLWDDLGKTMEGEDEIEVGEVDCGMEKTVCSKVDIHSYPTFKVFYDGEEVARYQGSRDVEAMKTFVLEEAEKAAAKALDSDKDL; from the exons ATGGCCATCAGAACTCTCACTCACACTCATACTCAAACTGCAATAAcctttctcatttttctctctttctttcttcgtACTCAATCCGAGGTTATAACATTAACCTCTGATACATTTAATGACAAG ATCAAGGAGAAGGATACTGCGTGGTTTGTGAAATTCTGCGTCCCCTGGTGCAAGCATTG CAAAAACCTGGGCTCTTTGTGGGATGATTTGGGAAAGACAATGGAAGGAGAAGATGAAATAGAGGTTGGGGAAGTCGATTGCGGCATGGAGAAAACAGTCTGTTCCAAAGTTGATATTCATTCGTATCCTACCTTTAAGGTTTTCTATGATGGTGAAGAAGTAGCAAGATATCAAG GTTCAAGGGATGTTGAAGCAATGAAAACCTTTGTTTTGGAAGAAGCTGAAAAGGCAGCAGCAAAAGCACTTGACAGCGACAAAGATTTATAA